One Halomonas sp. M4R1S46 genomic window carries:
- the fabF gene encoding beta-ketoacyl-ACP synthase II, with the protein MQSPLVITGMGMISPLGCGVKAGWERLLAGRSGISPITRFDTGDLPIKVAGSVPDITEDPEAGLDPDRVADAKERRKLERFSLYAMAAAEEALTQADWFPTNDADREATATIVGSGIGGFPTITQAQNTLTTRGHRRLSPFTVPAFLANLAAGNVSIRHGFRGPLGCPVTACAAGIQAIGDGMRLIRSGEAEVALVGGAEACIDPLSLASFHAMKALSTEQENPGRASRPFDQARNGFVMGEGAGLLVIESLAHAEARGATPLAVLSGYGTSADAHHITAGPEDGAGAAAAVRAALRMAGLSPEAIDHINAHATSTPVGDRAEIAALRNVFGDALAGIPISATKSATGHLLGAAGGVESIFSALAVMLDRLPPTLNLEKADEGMRDLDFVPGTAREQPTRHVLCNGFGFGGVNAALIVSRL; encoded by the coding sequence ATGCAATCACCGCTCGTCATCACCGGCATGGGCATGATCAGCCCGCTTGGTTGCGGCGTCAAGGCAGGCTGGGAGCGCCTCCTCGCCGGCCGCTCCGGCATCTCCCCGATCACCCGGTTCGATACCGGCGATCTGCCTATCAAGGTCGCGGGCTCGGTGCCCGACATCACCGAAGACCCCGAAGCCGGCCTCGACCCGGACCGAGTGGCCGATGCCAAGGAGCGCCGGAAGCTGGAACGCTTCAGTCTCTACGCCATGGCAGCCGCCGAAGAGGCGCTGACCCAGGCCGACTGGTTCCCGACGAACGATGCCGACCGTGAGGCCACCGCCACCATCGTGGGCTCCGGTATCGGCGGCTTCCCCACCATCACCCAGGCCCAGAACACCCTGACGACACGCGGCCATCGCCGGCTCTCCCCTTTCACGGTGCCGGCCTTCCTGGCCAACCTGGCGGCGGGCAACGTGTCGATTCGCCATGGTTTCCGGGGGCCACTGGGCTGCCCGGTGACCGCCTGTGCGGCAGGCATCCAGGCCATCGGCGATGGCATGCGACTGATACGCAGCGGCGAGGCCGAGGTGGCCCTGGTGGGCGGCGCCGAGGCCTGTATCGACCCGCTCTCGCTGGCCAGCTTCCACGCCATGAAGGCACTCTCCACCGAGCAGGAAAACCCTGGCCGGGCGTCGCGCCCCTTCGACCAGGCACGCAATGGGTTCGTCATGGGGGAAGGTGCGGGACTGTTGGTGATCGAAAGCCTGGCCCACGCCGAGGCCCGCGGGGCAACGCCCCTGGCCGTGCTCAGCGGCTATGGCACCAGCGCCGACGCCCACCACATCACCGCCGGCCCGGAAGACGGTGCGGGTGCCGCGGCCGCCGTTCGAGCGGCGCTGCGGATGGCGGGGCTATCTCCCGAGGCGATCGATCACATCAATGCCCACGCCACCTCGACGCCGGTCGGCGACCGTGCCGAGATCGCCGCCCTGCGCAACGTATTCGGTGACGCCCTCGCCGGCATCCCGATTTCCGCCACCAAGTCGGCCACCGGCCATCTGCTCGGTGCCGCCGGCGGCGTGGAGAGCATCTTCTCTGCACTGGCGGTGATGCTCGACCGCCTACCCCCTACCCTGAACCTGGAAAAAGCCGACGAGGGCATGCGGGATCTGGACTTCGTGCCTGGCACGGCGCGCGAACAGCCCACCCGGCATGTGCTGTGCAATGGCTTCGGCTTCGGCGGGGTGAATGCCGCCCTGATCGTCAGTCGGTTGTAG